The nucleotide sequence CGTTTAAAGTACCAACAAATTTAGAAAAACGGGCTGATTCAGATCCCAACCAGATGAATAAAGTAAGGTTTCGGTGATCGATGATGGGTCACTCAAACACATCCCCACGGCTGTCAAATGCCTGCCCAGTGGGCACATCGCGAATCGCGATCGCGTCCCCTACGACCATTTAGTTGGGCAGCAGGCAGCTCTTTGCTCAGCCCACCACCCCTCGCACAACCTTGACAAAGCATCATCAGGGATCGGGCGCGGCAGCACGGATAAAACACGGAGTCAACTCACTGCTTCCACCATTAAGCATCTGACCAATGCCCATAAACAGAGACTGGTCAGACACCGTCAATCAATCAAGACGGTGGATGAACATGAGTTGTGAAATGCGAACTGTAGATGTCAAACCTGATGGATGCATTGTATTAGCACCCGTAACGGCGGACAAATCGATTGCCCGCTCACGCGAAACTCAATAAGTCTTGAGGTATGGGGGCGGAGGGACTTGAACCCTCACGACCTTAACGGTCAACGGATTTTCATCCTCCCGCAGCTTTCGCTGCTGCCAAAGGGGTCGCACAGGACTGCCCTTGGCTTTGAGAATTGGACCCTCCCTTTACCCTCGCCGCTAGCGTTAGGGTAGCTCCCGTCGGGCCTCTGCACCTTCCAACTCGGTCTGTCTGGCAGATGGTTTGAGTTGGCTTGGCTCAGGATTGCCTTGTCCTCAGCGGCACTGAGCGCAACTGCGCGGGCCAAGAGAGGATTTAGGTTTCCCTGAGTTTGAGAGCTTCCACTCAACAGATTTCTCCACTGAGGCTCAGTTTTCTAAGTCCGTAGCGTCTACCATTCCGCCACGCCCCCGTCTGTTCCTAAGAGTCGAACCCTCAGGAATATCTATATTACAGATGAAACTCCACTATCGATCATCTTTCTACGAAGAATCGTCTTGCCCTTAGAATATATTTACGGAAGTTATGTCATGTTGGCGGTGAGGTCCGTGTCGCGTCTCGGCCCAGCCATTTACTGGAGAATTGCATGTTGGAAACGTTGCCCCTCTCTTTAGATACCTTGATCAGTCTTGGGCTATATGGTGGTTTGGCGATCGCATACTTGCTGGTGATTCCGGCAGCGATTCTGTTTTACCTCAAGGCCAAGTGGCATAAGGTCG is from Leptolyngbya iicbica LK and encodes:
- the ndhL gene encoding NAD(P)H-quinone oxidoreductase subunit L, which produces MLETLPLSLDTLISLGLYGGLAIAYLLVIPAAILFYLKAKWHKVGSVERFVLYGLMFVFFPGMLLMSPFLNFRPQPRSLNS